A region from the Branchiostoma floridae strain S238N-H82 chromosome 9, Bfl_VNyyK, whole genome shotgun sequence genome encodes:
- the LOC118423530 gene encoding EGF-like repeat and discoidin I-like domain-containing protein 3, translating into METGDIPNSAITASSEYEHNDGHHAFYGRLNREDGYIAWCTGTLLADEWLQVDLGGVAIVYGVIIQGRHVGSMWVTSYKLQFSWDGSSWTTYKDSDGSDKIFTGNTDGTTAVTHLIHPQVTTRYVRFVVQTWNNLICMRVEVLGCMDADCMEPLGMESEHIPDSSITAASVPHSNLQPYHGRLNFVKGHGAWAGTKVIGEWLQVDLGGAAKVHGVITQGRADYDQWVTSYKLQFSWDGSSWTTYKASDGSDKIFTGNTDRNSPVTNVLRPPVSTRYIRFAAQTWHGHVSMRVEVLGCMDTGK; encoded by the exons ATGGAGACCGGAGACATCCCGAACAGTGCTATCACTGCGTCATCTGAATACGAGCATAATGACGGACACCACGCCTTCTATGGCAGGCTGAACAGGGAGGACGGTTACATAGCCTGGTGCACAGGAACGCTTCTAGCCGATGAATGGCTTCAG GTTGACTTAGGCGGAGTAGCAATAGTGTATGGAGTCATCATTCAGGGACGGCATGTGGGTTCCatgtgggtgacgtcatacaaactgCAGTTCAGCTGGGACGGAAGCTCCTGGACAACCTACAAGGACTCTGATGGGTCAGATAAG atttttacAGGAAACACGGATGGAACGACTGCAGTAACCCATCTTATCCACCCACAAGTTACCACGAGATACGTCCGTTTCGTTGTCCAGACCTGGAACAACCTCATTTGCATGCGAGTGGAGGTCCTGGGCTGTATGGACGCAG ACTGCATGGAACCGTTGGGGATGGAGTCGGAACACATCCCAGATAGCAGTATCACAGCAGCGTCGGTCCCCCACAGTAATCTCCAGCCGTACCACGGCCGGCTAAACTTTGTAAAGGGACATGGGGCATGGGCAGGAACTAAAGTTATTGGCGAATGGCTACAG GTTGACTTGGGCGGTGCAGCCAAGGTGCACGGGGTCATCACACAGGGCAGGGCGGATTATGAccagtgggtgacgtcatacaagcTGCAGTTCAGCTGGGACGGAAGCTCCTGGACAACCTACAAGGCCTCTGATGGGTCAGATAAG ATTTTCACAGGGAACACGGACCGAAATTCTCCGGTAACTAACGTCCTCCGCCCGCCGGTCTCCACGAGGTACATCCGCTTCGCTGCACAGACCTGGCACGGACACGTCAGCATGAGGGTGGAGGTTCTGGGTTGTATGGATACTGGTAAGTGA